A segment of the Lolium perenne isolate Kyuss_39 chromosome 3, Kyuss_2.0, whole genome shotgun sequence genome:
CTGAAACAAACATACTTCAGTACACAGCTAAAATGACAACTTTCCAGCATATACAAATATAACTTTTGCAGAAAAATTTAAGATTCACCTTGTGTGGGTTACCATATTTAAGTATTCCATGAGGATCAAACATTATCTTCAAAGCTGTTGCAAGTTTGAATAAATTCCAGAGCTTGGTATCAACCTTAGAGAACACCTTAAAATCCTCATCAAACATTTTATGCAAGAACTTCACATGTGCTTTTTCACGTAAATCAGTAGCATACACCTTTGAAGTCTTCTTAATAATACATTCATTAAGCTGGATACAAATGAGCATTGATTAATCACtgatagaaaaatgaaaagataaAAAATACATCTAAAGATGAAAAAAAAAATGAGATTCTAAAATTATAGTGTATGATAACAGTGTTTCTATGAAAACCTTTCATCACTAGCAATAAAGTGTTATGAGTGCACAATCAATAAGACAGGACCATTGCATGACAAGATCACGATAAAACATAAAACATTGCATGTTAGAAATAATAAAAGGGCGATCACTAAGCTCACCATCTCTTGCTTGATATAAATTTTGTGACGATTTAAGACCATATTCAATCCTAGGCTCATGGGAAGCCTGTCATCCATAGTCATCTTAGACTGTTCTTGAGGTACTAAAATATGCATGAGATTCTGCACACCCCACATCACCTCTGTCACGGCATCATCATACAAACACTTCAGCCCCTGAAAAAGAAAATGGTAATATGTAATGTGCACACAGGCATAAACAACTAGGGAGCTTAGACATAAAGACGAACTCAGACAGTTATTCAGACCAGTGTTTTTTCAATTATATCTTTATATTCACGGCTTCCAACAACTAGTGTCTCGTCCCAGGCGCAGTATGTCCAGAGCATCTTGATCAGGTTGACGTCTATTGTCTGGGCAGTAAGGTTAATGACGTTGCGCGTGTCCTCAAATGTTCGGAATTCATGCAACCAGATGATCTGAGGAAAAAAGGGTAAGCTTGTTTAGACTAGAAACAAATAAGCAAAGCTCATCAAACAGCCATATATTATATAATTTGTGTTTCAGCTGTGTCAGGAGGTATGGTAATTCAGTTAGCCACAAATAGATAGCCTTGGTCAAGTCTTTGTTTATTCCAGTTTATTCAGCGGAACTCTTAACCTGCTCATGTATTAATGTAGTGCCTACTGCATACTAGTATTCTTTTAAACACCACGGTGGCAATCTTGGTAGTAGTACCGTGTCAGTCCTCGAAATCAGTTTTCAGTTGCGCATGTGCAGCAATAGCATATTTGTTTGTTATGAGTGAATTTAGTAACCCTAGTAAGTTCCACAACCCCCAACAGCATGCTACACTCACGGGCCGTGTTTTCTTATTGTTTGGCACCTATACAAGTAACTGCAGCTAAAGAATAAGCCAATGCAAATACTAATATATTGCTAAAAGAATGATGGAAGCTTGAAACGAATTCAGAAGCAAGCACTACCCGTTCAGTTGGCAACAAGCTAATAAACGAAGAGGAAACTAGGGTTGCTTTACTAACATTTTTGTGCCAGTAGTTACCCACGAAGAATATCCAGATGTGCTGCAGAAACAGAAAACGTTAACTGGACGATGTTGAGACTTGAGACTCCCAATTGTCTACAGAGATCGGAAGCTAAAGGAGCATCAGCACTGAGGAAGGAGCAAATGAAGCAGTACCTCGATACTTTTTTTGAGATATTTCTCGTCGAAAGTGAAGATCGCGAAGCCGGAGGGTGTCTCGAATAGCAGCTTGACTGTGCCAGGAATCCTACAATAGTTTCCTGTGGATAAATCGAGGAAACACGAATCAGACAAGAGGTCAGTAGTAACGTACAGCCAGGCATCCATGGCTGCGCGTTACTGAGAGAGGTGGAGCGAGGAGGAGGTTGAGGCTGCTCACTTTTGCCGGTAGGCGTAGGAGCCATCGTGCGTTGTGGCGAGATTTCGTCGGGAAAGAGGTGGGTCTGGGTTCGGGATGAACGTAAGCGACAGAGAAGGACGAGCCCTTTCTTCTTCGACCTAACCACCAGGCAGCTTTATGGTTTTATTTCTCCTTCGCTGCCGGAATCCGTTCCAGCGTGGAGTTTTTCTCGTTCCCGGCAGGACTCCTCCTTGAGTCTGTCCCGGTTATCTTCTCTCTTTCTTCTTTCTGAAAACCTCCAGTTACCTTCTAAGTCAATAAGTCATAGTAAAAATCGATCACCCGCTCCTTCTCTCATCAAGGGTCTTGGATCGGCTTTCTGTGAGAAGACACGGTGGCAAACGTTAGTCAGCAACAAGCTAATTAAggaagaggaaaatatggtggcttTACTAACATTCTTGCGCCAGTAGCTACCCTTGTTCCCTTGTTTAATTCCTTATTATTGATCCTCCTTGGGTCCTTGTGCAACAGCTGTTAGGATTAATCTTGATTTATCTTTGTATCTGCATTTAGTTAATTTCCGTTGCATGTACTTAGACCGGCAGGGTGCTATATATGTAAACCAGCAGCGATGCATGGTGAGATGCTGTCACGGGCGTGCGAAGCGCCGAGCACGGCGAGATGCCGTTGTGCGCTCTGGGTTGTTAGCTGCATGCTAGCCGCTGCGCCTGCCGTCACCATGGCTCCACTCGCCTCAGCTGCGTCACGCGGCATCCGGCTCCATGCGAAGTGGAGGACTCCATGCGAAGTGGAGGCCTGCGGAGCCTAGCAGCCGGGCGCGGCGCGATGCCGCGAGGAGGTGACGGTGGCATGATTCTGCAGCGACAAGGCGACGGTGTGATGCCGTCACAAGGAGACGATGTCGGCGACGAGTCAGCAGTTCCTTGAAGTTGTGTCAAGATTGGAGAATCAAGATTAGGGGGTGATTGTTAGGATTAATCTTGATTTATCTTTGTATCTGCATTTAGTTAATTTCCGTTGCATGTACTTAGACCGGCAGGGTGCTATGTAAACCAGCAGCGATGCATGGTGAGATGCTGTCACGGGCGTGCGAAGCGCCGAGCACGGCGAGATGCCGTTGTGCGCTCTGGGTTGTTAGCTGCATGCTAGTCGTACGCAAGCTGCATGACCGGCTCTGATGGAGACCTGGAGCGATTCTAGGAGGAGATGGCCGGGTCATAGGTTAGTGCGTGTGTGTTCGTGGAATTAGTGGGCTAGTGGCCGAGTGTGGCCAGCTGcatgtgtgcgtgcgtgagtctataTATTCTGTTGTAAGCATGTTTACTTTGATGAGACAGAGGAGAATAGAGAGATTAAGGAGTTGAGAAAAGGTGGGCTGTGAGAGGCAGCCACCGCCAAAAACACTTGTGTCTCCATTGCTATTTCTATGAGAGTTTAGAGGTAGCTAAAGGTAGAAGAAAGGGAGCTGCGAGATGCAGCCCCAACAACAGCAGCATCCACAGCTAGCAGAGGCAGGTCCTACACACAAAGGAAGAGGTTcagaattttggatggcaaattgtgaagtaaATCACTCGTTGTTGTTGTTGGCAAAAGAACAAACCTTCTCGCTCAGGCCCGTCGTCTTTAGTCTTCTATGCCTTCAGGAGGTTTAGGATCACTAGGGAACCGCGAGTGGAAACACCATGAAGTGAACAATTTCCTCTCCCATTATTTCTTACTAAAGATGTCATCAAGCTTCCGTTCAGAGGTGACTACACCTATCTAAATAGCTGAAACTTTAAGGATGGCAACAACCACTATTATTGAGATGAGGTGCACCGAAGAGAAAAATGGAATATTTACCAAACATTTTGGTGAAACTAGAGTACGGATCCTTTTTTGTAGCTACAATGGCTACCAAATATATGAAATCTATTGGTATAGAGAGGCGTGGCCACATTAACAACCaacaacaaaataaggaaaacgcTTGTTGTGTGGTCCACCTCGTTTCTCACGCAGGTGAACCTAAAGACTACCAGGTCGCTGACCCGCCTTTTGACCTGCTGCATGGGAGGTTGCGTGCGAGGTCCGAGGCAAAAGCACATGTGTTGTTGCTGCAATGCTGCATGTACTGGCTAGTGTGAAGAGATATATAGGACCAAAAGTAGCAGCATGCACAGTACATGCATTGATTACACGAGTGTTAGAATATATTTCTTTCACACCATTGATATACACCAATATTTTCCATGTAATCTAGAGGTGACGTTTACTAGTATATGTAGGCAAATGAATATACTATTTTATGAAAACACTTCGAATCAGACGACTAATTGCATTGCTCCGATCAGCCGTCTCAGACGTGTCCCTCTTGCCCAAATTTAGCGAGCACGTGGAGCAGGGGCGGCGACACGGCTTGTTGATCTTGGCCATGAGCATGTGGAGTTCAAAGCGGAGCTAAGGAAGATGGCTCCACCAACCCGATATTGTTGAATAGGTGAGAACGAggacaccattgatgatgttacaTATGGATTTCACTTTGTAACAAACATGTATGAATTTTATTACAAAATCGCATGTGAAATGTTGCAGGGTTTATGTGTGTTTGTTACAAGTTAATGTTTTTCTCGGATTTTCAGTGTTGCATGTGTGCTTTCAAATTGTAACAAACTCGTAACACATGCGAGATGTTATGTGCATTCGCTACATGTTTTTTTTTCCTCAGGCTTCTTTGTGTTGCATAAGTGATTTCAAAATGTAACAAAAATGTATTCATTTTGTTGTAAAATCATATGACGGATATTGCAAGGTTTTCTGAGCATTTGCTACAAGTTGGATTTTTTCCCGGATGATTTTGATGTTGCTTACATACGTTCAATGTTGTAAACACATGTTTATTTTGTTGTTACCAAGGTATATATGATTTTTTATGTTGCTTACGTTGGCTAAATATGTTGTAAGCACACATTTATTATATTGTAAAGGTACACAATTAGTCTAGGATTTTTTGATGTTGCTTACGTCCGTTCACAATGTTGTAAACACATATTTATTTTGTTGTTGTGCAGGTACATAAATTATGCTAGGATTTATTGATGTTGCTTACGTGCGTTTAAAATGTTGTGGACATATATTTATTTTGTTGTTGTAAAGGTACATAAATTATGCTAGGATTTGTTTTTAAATGTTGGTTATGTGGGTTCAAAATGTTGTAAACAAATATTTATTTTGTTGTTGTGAAAGTACATATATTATGCTACACCCTCCATCTATAACagatgtcttagatttgtctaaattaaTAGTGTCCACATACGTCCAAATTTAAATAAATCTAAAACATCCTTTTGTACACAGAGGTACTACGAAAATACAACAATTTTGTTTCAATTACTTTCGATTATTGTTGTTATTTTTTGCTGCAATGCTATTACTTGCAACGATGCCTTTTATGGGAGGGCGCATATAACATGTTATATCAATTAAATCTCAATTTTATGATTTTTATTGTACAAGTTTTCTTCATTTATTTTAGGGGTGATTTAATTTGTACTTATTATTTCAGGGTGGAGCACGCACGGGGTGGACCACCTATGAGTTAAAGCATCCGATGCATGAAGGCTACGTTCCCGGTCGTTAGATGCGGACCATAGAGGTGCGACCGATCCTGCGGCCGACCCCTAGCGCTCGCCACAAAATAATGGCCTGGTGCAACAACATATAGGCCGCTAATCAATCCTGAAAAACGAGCACAGAGGCGGAGGAGTATGGGCGTGAGCGCATTGCTCTGCTGATAACACCTCTGAATCGAGAGGGGATAGGAAACGGATACTCACCAGGTCGATTCATTGCCGATTCCCAATTGATGCTTCGTTCGCAGAAACGCACGACCACGCGATGAACTTGGTGGATGCGGATCTAAATGCATGAGAGCAACTCTAGCAGACACCGCATATCAGCCCGCATATGGCAGTTTGGGCTGATATCAGCCCGCATATGGCAGCCCTCCAGCGGCATTCGAGTGGCAGGAAACACGATACTACCGGGATCTTCAGCCGCCAAGCTGCCGGTACAATGATAGTAATTTCCTCGCAAAATATTTTTGTACAAGTACAATACTTGATCATCTTTGgtttttccaaaaaaaatcagattttTAATCATTATTTAAATTATCACGAATTTTGTTGGACGTAGAGGGTGCTTGGCACCGATTCCTTCTTTAATGTTCTTCCCACGAAATAAGCCCAGTCCTAACAAGAAGAAGAAGCCCAGCCTATGTCGGTTTGCTTATACAAGGCGACCCCAATAAGGCCTAGGGTTTCCTTTCATTGCGGTACAAGAAGCCAGGGCGGCGAGATTCGTCGGAAGCGGAGATGGATGTAGAGAGGTTGCCCAGGAAAAAGCCTAGGAAAGCGGAGGGAGAAGCGACGGCGAAAGCGGAGGTAgacgcgacggcgacggcgacggagaTTGACTTTTCTGTTTTGTCGGCGGAGTTTGATGATTGGCGCAAAAGTGTGGCAACACCTCTCACGAGCGCTGAGTTGCGACAACGCGAGAAAGAAACTGAGGAGCTCCTCAGCGGAACTTGGGAAAGGTTTCGCGATAATTGGTTTTACGGGATCTTTCCCTTCGACGCCGTCAGTAAGCAGCAACCCGAATCTATTATTCAGCTGCATATCCAATTTCATTCTTCTCTGGATTTGCCCGTTTGGAATTAGATCTGTATGCCGGAACCTTGTTCCGTTAAATGAAATGGAACCTGAACCAGAACTCTATGCTCTGTGATTATCTATTTTTTTGTTTGACTAGCGTACTCTGCTCTGTTACTATTTGATACGGATTCTATAGCCACGTGTTTCCAATGTATGAATGAATCGATTTATCTGTTTTTATCTCCATCATGACTGCTCTAGCAacaacctagtttttaattacatGATCTGATGATTGATGCAGCGACAATCCCCTGCATGCGTTTCACTGATGCCGACTTGGACCACCCTTATTATGCTCACCGTTGCGAGCCGAGCGATACTCTGCAGATCGTTTCAGTCCAACTCAGAGCATTCAATGCCAGTTTACCCAGTCAGCTGGATGTCTATGGTTTCATCGCTATACATGATGTGTTGGACCGCAAGCGTATTATGGTTTTCAACCGTGAAAGGAAGGACTGCCAGACTATCGATAAACAGGTTTGTGAAAACTGCAATTATTGTTAGAATAGGCTAGTAGAAATGTAGAAAATCCATAGCATTTGTGCTTCACCAGACACCCCTTATCAAGTTATTTCATGTACTAATGCAATAGTTAGCTGTACCTATTAATTTTTTTACAAGTATAATGCCTGCAAACAAGTGTATCTGAACAAAGTtgtggcaatcttgatggcagctAGAGTTTAGTTTTATATAAACAAAATAATTTGCAACTTGCTTTTGCCCTATGATTTCAAAG
Coding sequences within it:
- the LOC127345978 gene encoding uncharacterized protein; amino-acid sequence: MAIIWLHEFRTFEDTRNVINLTAQTIDVNLIKMLWTYCAWDETLVVGSREYKDIIEKTLGLKCLYDDAVTEVMWGVQNLMHILVPQEQSKMTMDDRLPMSLGLNMVLNRHKIYIKQEMLNECIIKKTSKVYATDLREKAHVKFLHKMFDEDFKVFSKVDTKLWNLFKLATALKIMFDPHGILKYGNPHKMFSHDELTTIRRDAHLYQQKLDKDLVLAVYDNSVTLREGKAELLYELRTLVQEAKAALETEEVEKKPATNGVDSRRKVGATFLQGSDSTQPK